Proteins from a single region of Chryseobacterium sp. W4I1:
- the gldG gene encoding gliding motility-associated ABC transporter substrate-binding protein GldG has translation MKKFNIKSPLGIFLIVVVPLVILLTFSGIRLDLTKEKRYTLSDSTVKVLESVKKPLTVDVYLEGDFPASFKQLQSETRFMLEEFRKINPKIDFKFIDPIKTKMSQDTLMAMGMQPSVLPDVKDGKISQITLFPYAVIKYDKRGVSIPLVVQQAGIDADQQLTRSIEGLEYSLVSNIKNIAADKRKKVGILVNQDELGPEEFHGFMQLALENYDAGPVVPKNQTELTLEDLPLLKQMSALVIAKPRKAFTDNEKVILDQFIMNGGKTLWMIDAVNAEMDTLTRSQKVMPFPVDINMTDFFFNYGIRINPALVKDVKKFALLKLVTGEVGGNPQYTSLPWPYFPLGIAENDNPITKNINPVKFEFPTSIDTLGGRKNIKTQVLFESSERTLLKQVPNYVDLKEIASVDSLGQMEKPSTPKIFAVALEGKFNSAYASRIERKGYPGFKSQSPENKMIVIADGDVGRNKMHKGEPLPMGIDRLTNQEFGNEQFLRNALDYLLDDSNLMALRNRNIEERLLDRNRITEEKANWQWLNLLLPLVVIGLLGGLFFWMRKRKFG, from the coding sequence ATGAAGAAGTTCAATATTAAATCTCCATTAGGAATTTTCTTAATTGTAGTGGTGCCCTTAGTGATTCTGCTTACCTTTTCCGGGATCAGATTAGATTTAACGAAAGAAAAAAGATATACCCTTTCAGACAGTACGGTAAAAGTTCTGGAATCTGTGAAGAAACCGCTTACCGTAGATGTTTATCTTGAAGGTGACTTTCCGGCGAGCTTCAAACAGCTTCAGAGCGAAACCAGATTTATGCTGGAAGAGTTCAGGAAGATCAATCCAAAAATAGATTTCAAATTCATCGATCCTATCAAGACAAAAATGTCCCAGGATACGTTGATGGCGATGGGTATGCAGCCTTCTGTTCTCCCGGATGTTAAAGACGGTAAGATTTCACAGATCACGCTTTTCCCTTATGCTGTTATCAAGTATGACAAAAGGGGAGTGTCTATTCCATTGGTGGTACAGCAGGCAGGAATAGATGCGGACCAACAGCTGACGAGATCTATTGAAGGCCTTGAATACAGCCTGGTTTCAAATATCAAAAATATTGCAGCCGATAAGAGAAAGAAAGTCGGAATTCTGGTGAATCAGGATGAGCTTGGTCCTGAAGAGTTCCATGGTTTTATGCAATTGGCGCTGGAAAACTATGATGCAGGTCCTGTAGTTCCAAAAAACCAGACAGAACTTACGCTTGAAGATCTTCCGTTATTGAAGCAAATGAGTGCTTTGGTGATTGCAAAACCGAGAAAAGCATTTACAGATAACGAAAAAGTAATCCTTGACCAGTTTATTATGAATGGTGGGAAAACCCTTTGGATGATTGATGCAGTAAATGCAGAGATGGATACGCTGACAAGATCTCAAAAGGTAATGCCTTTCCCTGTAGATATCAATATGACAGATTTCTTTTTCAATTATGGAATCAGAATCAATCCGGCCTTGGTGAAGGATGTAAAGAAATTTGCATTATTAAAGCTGGTAACGGGTGAAGTAGGAGGGAATCCTCAGTATACAAGTCTTCCGTGGCCATATTTTCCACTTGGAATTGCTGAGAATGATAATCCGATTACTAAAAATATCAATCCGGTAAAATTTGAATTTCCAACTTCCATCGATACATTGGGCGGAAGAAAAAATATTAAGACCCAGGTTCTTTTTGAATCCAGTGAAAGAACACTTCTGAAGCAGGTTCCCAATTATGTTGATCTTAAAGAAATTGCAAGCGTAGACAGTCTTGGGCAAATGGAAAAACCAAGCACACCGAAGATTTTTGCAGTTGCTTTAGAGGGTAAATTTAATTCTGCCTATGCCTCAAGAATTGAAAGAAAAGGATATCCGGGTTTCAAAAGCCAGAGTCCTGAAAATAAAATGATCGTTATTGCTGACGGAGATGTCGGCAGAAATAAAATGCATAAAGGCGAGCCGCTTCCAATGGGAATTGACCGTCTCACGAATCAGGAATTCGGAAACGAACAGTTCCTGAGAAATGCCCTGGATTATCTTCTGGACGACAGCAACCTAATGGCGCTTAGAAACAGAAATATCGAAGAAAGACTGCTGGACAGAAACCGGATCACGGAGGAAAAAGCAAACTGGCAATGGCTGAATCTGCTGCTTCCTTTAGTGGTAATTGGTTTATTAGGAGGATTGTTTTTCTGGATGAGGAAGAGGAAATTTGGATAA
- a CDS encoding SDR family NAD(P)-dependent oxidoreductase: MKSVLITGANRSIGLETAQQFSAKGLFVYLGSRDLQKGESIVKELNEKGFQNIKAIEIDVTNPDSISAAKNSIEKEQGKLDILINNAGILGVNPQTAAETSIKDIQEVFDTNFFGVISITQSFLELLKKSESPRISNITSGLGSLTLHSDPAWKYYHVKGAAYGPSKSALNAYTIVLAYELKDLPFKVNVIDPGYTATDFNHHSGPGSVESAASFIVKHTLTDDNAPTGQFYSNDIEDETGISPW, encoded by the coding sequence ATGAAATCAGTATTAATAACAGGAGCCAACAGAAGTATTGGTCTTGAAACAGCACAGCAGTTTTCAGCAAAAGGGTTATTCGTCTATTTAGGAAGCCGTGATCTTCAGAAAGGAGAAAGCATCGTAAAAGAGTTGAATGAAAAGGGTTTTCAAAATATAAAAGCCATTGAAATAGATGTCACCAATCCGGATTCAATTTCAGCAGCAAAAAATAGTATTGAAAAAGAACAGGGAAAACTGGATATTCTGATCAACAATGCTGGTATTCTTGGAGTCAATCCTCAGACAGCAGCAGAAACCTCTATTAAAGACATTCAGGAAGTTTTTGATACCAATTTTTTTGGGGTGATTAGTATAACCCAGTCGTTTTTAGAACTGCTTAAAAAATCAGAAAGCCCGAGAATCAGCAACATCACTTCAGGACTTGGATCTTTGACGCTCCACAGCGATCCGGCCTGGAAATATTACCATGTGAAAGGAGCAGCATACGGTCCGTCAAAATCAGCATTGAATGCCTATACCATTGTTTTAGCTTATGAACTGAAAGACCTTCCTTTTAAAGTAAATGTGATTGATCCCGGATATACCGCTACAGACTTCAATCACCACAGCGGCCCTGGTTCTGTGGAAAGTGCAGCCTCTTTCATCGTAAAACATACACTTACTGATGACAATGCACCAACGGGGCAATTCTACAGTAATGATATTGAGGATGAAACGGGAATAAGTCCATGGTAG
- a CDS encoding Crp/Fnr family transcriptional regulator — translation MKELFDFILRFGNLNQQQLDFVTSKAKEIVLSKDEYFSEAGKIAKQVGFVVDGILRVCYYDNKGEEITKYFIEENNLVVDLESFDNEICSSSYVQAVTDCKLIVFQRKDWLELLQTIVGWEIIVHKIISRALIQKVERRSPLVSEDATTRYLKFMEIYPTVVNRIPLSYIASYLGITQSSLSRIRKNIGKY, via the coding sequence ATGAAAGAACTATTTGATTTTATCCTAAGATTTGGAAATCTGAACCAACAACAGCTAGACTTTGTAACCAGTAAGGCCAAGGAAATAGTTCTTTCAAAAGACGAATATTTTTCAGAGGCGGGGAAAATCGCAAAGCAGGTTGGTTTTGTTGTAGATGGCATTCTGCGGGTTTGCTATTACGATAACAAGGGAGAAGAAATCACAAAATATTTCATTGAAGAAAATAACCTGGTCGTAGATCTGGAAAGCTTTGATAATGAGATATGTTCCAGCAGTTACGTTCAGGCCGTTACCGATTGTAAACTTATTGTTTTCCAAAGAAAAGACTGGCTGGAGCTTCTGCAAACTATTGTTGGTTGGGAAATCATTGTTCATAAAATTATTTCAAGAGCACTGATCCAGAAAGTAGAAAGAAGAAGTCCGCTGGTTTCGGAAGATGCAACGACCCGTTATCTTAAATTTATGGAAATCTACCCTACTGTGGTTAACAGGATCCCACTTTCTTATATTGCGTCTTATCTTGGGATTACCCAATCTTCACTCAGTAGAATCAGAAAAAATATTGGTAAATATTAA
- a CDS encoding AraC family transcriptional regulator: protein MKPPFRFNSISEFHAFCNLPNPDHPLISLIDYSQVNYPTDDTELKWIQNFYSIGLKRNVNAKFNYGQQEYDFDSGVLCFVSPLQFLKLEIKPEVVAEPTGWLLVIHPDFLWNTSLAKKIKSYDFFKYDINEALFLSDREEKIVVDILKNIEREYQSNIDKFSQELIAAQIELLLIYSERFYERQFLTRKKSSHELLERFDEILSQHFDSGNLIESGIPSVKTIANEMNISPNYLGSLLRIHTQQNTQQHIQNKLIDKAKEHLSTTHLSVSEIAYELGFEHPQSFSKLFKQKTNQSPLEFRKLFN from the coding sequence ATGAAACCTCCATTCCGCTTCAATTCAATTTCTGAATTTCATGCTTTCTGTAACCTTCCCAATCCTGACCATCCCCTGATCAGCCTGATAGATTATAGCCAGGTCAACTATCCCACGGATGATACTGAACTGAAATGGATCCAGAATTTTTACTCCATCGGTCTGAAACGTAATGTGAATGCGAAATTTAATTACGGTCAGCAGGAATATGATTTTGATTCCGGAGTGCTGTGTTTTGTTTCACCACTGCAGTTCCTGAAACTTGAAATAAAGCCGGAAGTCGTAGCAGAACCCACAGGCTGGCTACTGGTGATTCATCCGGACTTTCTCTGGAATACTTCACTGGCAAAGAAGATAAAATCTTATGATTTTTTCAAGTATGACATCAATGAAGCTCTTTTCCTTTCGGATCGGGAAGAAAAAATTGTGGTTGATATTCTGAAAAATATAGAAAGGGAATATCAATCAAATATTGATAAGTTCTCTCAGGAATTGATTGCTGCACAGATTGAGCTGCTTCTTATCTATTCCGAAAGATTTTATGAACGTCAGTTTTTAACCCGTAAAAAATCGAGCCACGAACTTTTGGAAAGGTTTGATGAAATACTTTCCCAACATTTTGACAGCGGAAATCTAATTGAAAGTGGTATTCCTTCTGTAAAAACCATTGCTAACGAAATGAATATTTCTCCCAACTATCTTGGGTCTTTACTAAGGATCCATACGCAACAGAATACTCAACAGCATATTCAGAATAAGTTAATTGACAAAGCAAAAGAACATCTCAGCACCACTCATCTTTCCGTCAGTGAAATAGCTTATGAACTGGGATTTGAACATCCGCAGTCTTTTAGTAAGCTGTTTAAACAGAAAACCAATCAGTCTCCATTGGAATTCAGGAAGCTATTTAATTAA
- a CDS encoding SDR family NAD(P)-dependent oxidoreductase: METKKVWFVTGASKGLGLALVKKLLAKNYRVAAATRNAQSLIAEIGEKSETFLPLELNLTDNEDVQSAVVKTVDHFGQLDVVVNNAGYGQIGTLEELTDKEARANFDINVFGTLNVIRNTIPYLREQKSGHLFNISSIGGYFGNFPGWGIYCATKFAVAGLTESLAEEIKEFGVHATVVYPGYFRTDFLSKDSVKTPENPIQVYETARSSEQAHLNEINGNQPNDPEKGAEALIAISEVQNPPVHFLLGTGTSEFLDAKIKTITDDAKQWENLTMSTVI, from the coding sequence ATGGAAACAAAGAAAGTATGGTTCGTAACAGGAGCCTCAAAAGGTCTGGGACTGGCCTTAGTAAAGAAATTATTAGCAAAAAATTACCGTGTAGCAGCAGCGACAAGAAATGCACAATCATTGATTGCAGAAATCGGAGAGAAATCTGAAACATTTTTACCTCTTGAACTTAATTTAACGGATAACGAAGATGTACAATCAGCAGTTGTAAAAACAGTTGATCATTTCGGACAGCTTGATGTAGTAGTAAACAATGCAGGATACGGACAAATAGGAACCCTGGAAGAACTGACAGACAAGGAAGCGAGAGCGAATTTCGACATTAATGTTTTTGGTACGCTGAATGTGATCAGGAATACGATTCCGTATCTGCGTGAACAAAAATCAGGACATCTGTTCAATATTTCGTCTATTGGAGGCTATTTCGGAAATTTTCCCGGCTGGGGCATTTATTGTGCAACAAAATTTGCAGTAGCCGGGCTTACCGAATCACTTGCCGAGGAAATTAAAGAATTCGGAGTTCATGCGACTGTAGTGTATCCAGGCTATTTCCGTACAGATTTTTTAAGTAAAGATTCTGTAAAAACACCGGAAAATCCAATTCAGGTTTATGAGACTGCCAGAAGTTCGGAGCAGGCGCACCTTAATGAAATCAATGGAAATCAGCCCAATGATCCCGAAAAAGGAGCAGAAGCTTTAATTGCTATCAGTGAAGTACAGAACCCACCGGTTCATTTCCTTTTGGGAACTGGTACTTCTGAATTTCTGGATGCTAAAATTAAAACCATTACAGATGATGCAAAACAATGGGAAAATCTTACCATGTCTACGGTGATATAA